The Apium graveolens cultivar Ventura chromosome 10, ASM990537v1, whole genome shotgun sequence nucleotide sequence TCTACGGGATCTAAAAAATTGGCCACCACCATAATTGGGAGAAAATCCTCGTTCTCTCCTGGGAAAATAAGGTTGCCTGCGAGGACGTAAAGAGGCGTCATCTGGTATATCTTCAGGGTACTCATCCCTAGGTCCTCTCCTAAGCCCTTGAACATATCGTCCTGATCTGCCTCTGCTCCGATCTTGGCCAATATCTCGAACTGGTGGTGATCCATGTGCGTCAAAATAAGAATCGTCCCCATCATCAGGTGACCTCCGCTCCATGTAAGGACGGTAAGGGCCATTATTTGAATTTATTGGTCGCCTTCCATCATCGCGGTTAAATCCACCTATTTTGGTACCAGATGTAGTTATTAAATCTCTTGTCCTGGAGTAGGCATGACTGTCCGGACCACGATAACTGTGTGGATAGCGGTTTCGTGTGTCTCGGTAGCCATTTGGAGAATCAACCCATCTTCCATCTGTATCATTTCTACTTCCAAGAGGTTTCATCGAGAATCTCCCCCCCTCCATGGATTTTTCCGGATCAAAGCTCCTCTCAGTTCGAGAATATGAGTAATTAGAGTTGTCAAATCTAGCAAAACACAATTAGCATTAACAAGATTCAGTACAAATATACATAAACCCCTTTGAATTAGAATAATTAAAATACAAAATGAAATTGGATATCCCCCCTAAGTAGTACCTGTTCCGATGTACGCTTAGAGAACTTTTCCTTTCCACGGCATCATAAGATAAAGGCCCTTTATTGAAAGATGATAGCTTACCCCTAAATTCCCTTGACCCGAATTCTCCATATAAACCTTTATCATCATACCCGGAAACCTTTCCATCTGCAACTCTATATTCTAAATGATGTTCATTAAACTGGTCCCCTCCAATTTTGGTCTTCATGCAAGCTGAATGGCTTCCATTTAGAGCATTACTGCTAAAACTTTGGTCAAAGGACTTGGCAGAATCACTGGCCATTGCTGATCTGTTTCTAGCAGCATCAACTTTCTCGATGTCTTTATCTTTTCCCAACGAAGTTCCCTTTCTAGAACTCTGGAAACCATCCTGACCATTACCCGCATTTGCCGACTTGGAGTTGGCAGTTTCAAAGTCATCCCCGTCCCCGTATTCTGACCCATAGTCCACATATTCAGTTTCCCCCTCCAAATCATTTCCTTCCCAAGTATATACACCTGGCTCCCTCAGTTCTCCATCCTCAAATGAAGAATCATAACCAGCCTCATACTCTGATATGTGATCCAGGTTAACCTTCTCACCATTCTTGCCATTAAAATTATAACAGTCCCTTGCATTATTATCCTGATCAATCTTTATTGGACAATTATCAGATTTTTCAGTACGCACCATAGGCCTGTGTTGCAGAGCAACATCACTCGCATTATTTTCAACTGCAGATGCTTTATCAGCTGGAAGCTTTACCTCGCCGACTACAACAGAAGTGCTTGAAGCAGATAAGGCTTCGCCTTTGGGAGAAGGATGGAAATGACCAGCTCTATCCAACTCACCCGTTGAATTAACATCTGATGTTTTATAGGTAACCGTGCTTATCACCGGTCTTGGAGAAGTCTTGCTCTCGGGTGACCTATGCGTATTCTCAGAAACATTGCAGTCTTTAAATTGAGTGTCAATAATCTGATGATCAATATTATTTAAAGGTGGCAAATTAGAAGTGAATATTTCAAGTTCCCCAACCTGAGAACCTTCTAATAAAAATTTCTTGTTCTCATCAACTGAAGTTCCACAGGATACTTCTCCCACTTGCTCAAGCTCACTATTAGAAACATGCATCTTTTCCTCAAAAACATGAATGCTTGCCGTTTGCTGTAATTTTGTGCATAAATTATTACCAGAAGCTTCTGTTGTAGTAACAAGATTAGAAGCCATTGTATCAATAACAGCAATATTCAAGGCTTCTTCTACTCGTTCACTTGCGGTAACATGCTGTTTCTCAATGCCAGTCCGCTCGACAGAAGAACATATTTTCAGTGCTTTCTCTAGGAAGCAAGATCTTTTGGCTGCAAGTTCTTCACTGCCTTCAACATTTATTGGAACTTCTTTGCACATTACCGACTTTTCTAATCTTCCAGCATCACCCCGAACATCTTTTAGATTGCTATGAACTAAAGAAACTTCGACATTAAGTTTTTCAACATGAGTACCACCAGGGGCAATTTCTGAGCAATTTATCTGACTATTAACAGGTGTAACATCATCCGGCTCTTCCCAAGCTTCCATTACTGTGTTCAGGTCCCAATGAGCACGGTTTATGACTACACCTCCATTCTCATTCTTACTAACTGCGGCAATTTCATTAACAGCAGATTCCCCCATATCATCTTCATTTACCATGTCTTTGTCAGAGAAGTGGCTTGTTCCTGAAGATGCAATACTTTCCTTAAGAGGTATGGTTGCATTAGGGAAATCAACACCTTCTGCCTTCGCAAAATCTTTCACTGCAAAAGTCTCCTTGAACTTAACATCATTGTCAATGCTGCTACTGCAAGCAGCTGCAGCAAGCAATTCAATACCAGAGAAGTCATCATCATTATCAATCCCTGCAATTAGTATCTCAGATATGTTACCTTTCCTATCAACGTCAACTTTATCTTCGAACTTGAGTCCTACAGATCTATGAAAACCCCATTTTTTACAGTTTGAAAAGAAACCTTTAGAACACTGTGTACCTGCAGCAAGTCTGATATCTACAAGTTGCTCAGGCTCTGTAGGGTGTGGAGAGGGAGTCTGCGGCTGAGGGGACAGAGAGCCTTCATGATCTGGAGACGGGGTCTGCGGTGGAGGTGATGGAGGCCTAACCGAAAATCTCCTTTTCTTAATTGGAACATCCACTATTTTCTCAGCAAAGCGTCTGCCCAGAACAGCAACACCAAGCTGCCGTTTGGAAGAAAGAATGTTATGAGAAATATGATGATGATGATTATGATGATGATGAGAATATAAGACAGGAAAATatgattaaaaaaaataatgTGATACATGAAACGATGAATATAAACCTGAGGGGAAAAAATCATACTTTTTCAGATTCAGACACAGACGAGTCATGATCCCTTTTGTTGCTCTTCTTGCCTGATTCGGCACCAATATTCAATTTTTGATTATCCAACTTCCTAGATCGCCTAGTTGTAGTCCTACAGCCTTTCTTAACCTTTTTCCATGTCAGATCAGGATTGATAAAGCTACTAAGTTCCAAATCGACTGTACTAAGCATGCTTGCAGATTCAGATTTTATGCCATCACTCAATGGTCTACCGCCACAAGTACCACAATCTGCCTTTTTTaattgctttccctttctacttATCTCCAACATTGATGCTGACCCCCCAGAGCAACTGCAAATTCGAGTCTGCACAATAATAATAGGGGTTATTTACATTGTGTTAGACATGCTAATTACGCATATCAAAACTTATACCAATATAATGTGATAATAATAGTCTCCGGACAAGTTAAACAGATCGATACAAGTCAGTACAATATAGACTCAATACCCAAGACCGTACTGCACGGTGCCAGCAGCACATATAACAAATTATACTGTAAACAACAATTTTACTCATCCTGAATGCATACCAAAAATGGTAAGAATTTAGTTGGCTCACATTCTATCATAGGTTGACATCTTCTGCTCGTGTTAAAAATGTTTAAGTACCCTTGCCCAAATTTCGCAAGAAATATGCTGATTCTAGTAACTAGTTAAATACTGGATCAGCGAGAACCATACAGGAATAGATATTGAGATTATTCTAGAAACATTATAAAAGTAATCTAAAGAATCACCATGTATAAAAGCACCACATTGATCACCCTTCCAGTGGTCAGTACACCAAATAGTGAAAGCCACAACACAATTCTTAGATGGACTGCAATTGAACAAAACTTAATCAGAAAATCTGACATGTAAACACATCAATAGATTTACACAGACATTATGTAAAGTGACATCTAGAAGTTGAATAAATCCAGTCAAATGTGCCTGGAGATTTTATTTACCTTGATTATAAATGAGATAAACAAACCTAATTAAAGAACAACACATGCTTCTGTGAAACTACTCCACATAACATTAAACGAGCCAAAAAGCAGCAAAACCAAGTAGGCATTAATATGTGCATGTCATCCAGATCGAGTTAACAAGACTCCCGAGAAGAGTAAATACCTACAATCCCCGTAAATCTACTACAAAATCATCTACAAATGAGAATTCTAATCTAATTTTCAtagattatttattttttatttctcACGGAGAAGGAATACATTTTTCGCACAATAATTCTCTTGCAAAAGACTCCAAGTATCAATGAGTAGATGAGATCGTCTTcatcataatattttttttctcaaaaaACACTTTAAGAATCTGATAACTTGAATATAGCTTTTTAAAGCATCCCAGAAAGGTAGATGTAGTTTTTTTTGCAATAAACTCAATAATATGAAGTCCCTATGTGAAGTTCATCTTCGGATTTAACAATCCGGAAACCCTAATTCCACTTCATCCACATGGAAACCCTAATTCCTCCTCACTCATTCAGTGAGGTCAAAGTTGATTCATGAGCTGTAAACAGCAATCATATATCAACAAGTTGAGAAAATCAATAAAAGAATGTGCATCCATCAAGCTCAACTCCAGATCTAAGGTTTCCACACACAAAAACTACTCGCAGATGAACTCCAGATCTTTATAAAAGCCGAAGCAGTCTAGAGACGGTCACAAAGTAGTTGTTGAGTAAATGACCGATCGGATTAAAGCAATCATCATCTTCGACTTCAATCGAAGAAAAACAAAACCAGTAATATATAATTTACAGAACTTTTTTCAATACCTGTGTGTTTCCGAATCACAAATCGCACCGCACGACGATCAGACACCGTAGAAATCAACACAAATTCTTCAACAAACACACAATACCTCCAGATCTATAAACCAGATCAGAGATCTCGAAACTAATTCAATCTTGAAAAACACAAACAAAGCGAAAATCCACTAGTCATATACATACGCCTATAGATACAGATAGGAGATAGGATTATCTCCAATGCAGTGGTGGAGATTGATTGCTTTATAATCTTCTTTTGTTAATCTTCTTCCTCATCTATGTTTTTCTGGAGGCTGAGtgtttttatatataaaaaacaaAGAGATATAGCTCACAAGAGCTGCCCATCACCACGTATTTATGGTGGATGTTTTGACTATACTACCCTCTAGTTTTTGTGATATTGACAATTGTAACCCCTGGATGCCCTAGGTCAACACTCCCTGTACATCAACGGCCTATGCTGACTCCGCCTACTATTCCAAAGCATATCAAATTTCAACTAGGATTTTGTAAATATAAAAATAACGTAATTAAAATCCTTTTTTATGACACATACTATTACAATCATATTTAATCATGAAAATTATAACATCTTTCAAATATTCTCAGAAGTATAATTGTATTGAAAAATTTGTTGAATTGTGTCATTTTATCTTACTTATTACTCCATTCGTCCCctccaattgttatcgtttctgaaATAATGTTTGTCACGTATTTTAAGATGAAAATAAAGTATAgttcttaatttttttttaaaaacatatttttctgaataaaaatttaaacattctatttttatcCAATAAAAAACTATACTTTCTTTCATCTTAAAATATTTGTCGGACACTCTCACATAGACGATAATTAAAAGGGACTGAGGAAGTACTTATTTTAATATCAAACTTCCAATTTTATACTAGTGATTTAAATTCTTTTATATCGTATGGTCCTAATATTTTTTCGACGGAAAAAAGAGCTGGCAAATCAACTTCCAAATATACAAAAAAGAAACCTACATAAAAGAGATCACTCCTTCCTTATAAGAGAGGAAATTTTTATTCGGAGAGATGTAACATGAAACATTGTTTTACAGCCTAATAAACAAGTTTGTTGCAACGTGGACGCACAATGAGAAAATGAAAAATTGTGCatattatacgagtcaatttcacaatcctattgtgataacttagttaagtcaaacccaatagtcaaaaagtatcaatatacttcaacacatctcccacgatagataagagtacttcgctttggcgaacccactcctggtcgatctaggggttaacgcattggactcattggaatccatctgatcaacttaatattaactttagggttttgttaattttaaaacgatcatgatcccatcataaagagattcccaatttttccttgaataaaatactttaaacaaatattcgtcaatggtttgatttccaggtagtgagggagtcacaacggtctcgcttaaacccataaccttacaagttcaatgaactcgcttttgacaaaattgccccatgtcagaaacaaagaaaatttgtattttattccgtgtttaataaacacgagaatctcataatcgtttgttcattttaaaatcttgaatcattacagataaaagattttatcttgtttagcaagcatggcatgggtgtacatacatccttaatctaattaagcatgcatcttaaTAAACTACtttacacatacattcatcatatgctcTATATATGTAAaatgcaataaataaacgtggttggttatggctttatcctatgtgatcttcatcaagataatgacaaagatctaggtcaatctaaggtgaaaaataaatacaaactAACTATTACATATCTtatttcttgtattgcttccttggatggcctccatgtgagtTTACCCTACCCtaatcttcaaatcttcatgtatattacaagaatgaaatataaaaaccaatctaatgaacttacgagaagaactcgagttacattcgagatttaataattacaagattaaacgacatgcaagccatatttgaaaaaccaaaaccattaacctaaggtcataagccataatcatccgccatgctcaattaacacaaaataacatgttaaaacacatagtctgatcttaacatatcatacccatcatgatctaatcataaaaaccaaatattgaaaaaatcagaaaatttgaaattaaatctgataacattaaattgCAGATTATAGGGCctaaacgatgtcaaacgccttacagatcagtcgatgataaCTTTAGCTATatgttttgttcagacgctcgatgtcatatgaaatagcatattcgtttgccaaaatcggacaccagacacggatttcagcaaatctgctgCATCTGATTCtgaatcgtatcaaatacgattcatataataagaataaacacaaaacatgtatatatgagtatatatacatattatataatcatcatatgagTATATAACTCTCattaatatcatatattcaaaacatatatatacatatgcatatataaacataacatgtaaaacatacaaaatcgcatacataaccgtcatggaatattgtatacatgttatcatcataaaaccagtaaacacataaacgaattaaacacttttcgcaagtaactccgatgtcattgaagggtttcgagcacataaacgcaacggaaacagtaattaaaatgtaaaaaatcagaattttcgaaacccacctcaggatccatgcgaaaaccatatatttaattcgtagatcatattgtttaccttaagaagttttaccaattggttgactaatgaagatccaaagcttgttcaatcaccacgcatcccgctctcgcgatctacgctttatcggtatccacacgaatgcttgaactcaaggattggatgtgtactagcacaaactcgtttctttttactctctccatcttctctcttggtggctagggttttagtaaaagtcttacACACGAAAAAATCAGTCACATAAGAGATATCATATAGAGAATAGAAAAACTAATcataactcttaa carries:
- the LOC141689326 gene encoding uncharacterized protein LOC141689326 isoform X2, with product MTRICSCSGGSASMLEISRKGKQLKKADCGTCGGRPLSDGIKSESASMLSTVDLELSSFINPDLTWKKVKKGCRTTTRRSRKLDNQKLNIGAESGKKSNKRDHDSSVSESEKLGVAVLGRRFAEKIVDVPIKKRRFSVRPPSPPPQTPSPDHEGSLSPQPQTPSPHPTEPEQLVDIRLAAGIDNDDDFSGIELLAAAACSSSIDNDVKFKETFAVKDFAKAEGVDFPNATIPLKESIASSGTSHFSDKDMVNEDDMGESAVNEIAAVSKNENGGVVINRAHWDLNTVMEAWEEPDDVTPVNSQINCSEIAPGGTHVEKLNVEVSLVHSNLKDVRGDAGRLEKSVMCKEVPINVEGSEELAAKRSCFLEKALKICSSVERTGIEKQHVTASERVEEALNIAVIDTMASNLVTTTEASGNNLCTKLQQTASIHVFEEKMHVSNSELEQVGEVSCGTSVDENKKFLLEGSQVGELEIFTSNLPPLNNIDHQIIDTQFKDCNVSENTHRSPESKTSPRPVISTVTYKTSDVNSTGELDRAGHFHPSPKGEALSASSTSVVVGEVKLPADKASAVENNASDVALQHRPMVRTEKSDNCPIKIDQDNNARDCYNFNGKNGEKVNLDHISEYEAGYDSSFEDGELREPGVYTWEGNDLEGETEYVDYGSEYGDGDDFETANSKSANAGNGQDGFQSSRKGTSLGKDKDIEKVDAARNRSAMASDSAKSFDQSFSSNALNGSHSACMKTKIGGDQFNEHHLEYRVADGKVSGYDDKGLYGEFGSREFRGKLSSFNKGPLSYDAVERKSSLSVHRNRFDNSNYSYSRTERSFDPEKSMEGGRFSMKPLGSRNDTDGRWVDSPNGYRDTRNRYPHSYRGPDSHAYSRTRDLITTSGTKIGGFNRDDGRRPINSNNGPYRPYMERRSPDDGDDSYFDAHGSPPVRDIGQDRSRGRSGRYVQGLRRGPRDEYPEDIPDDASLRPRRQPYFPRRERGFSPNYGGGQFFRSRRNSCSRSRTRSPVAWNSQRERNMNTRRHSPDFRSDARMERIRSPFQKTSFGADNDELYVSPPRSRVSPNGNPRWFNDGNYMDNHFRNRRSPVRLFSQRSQRLDSVGYSGRKSDGIYQPNERRGRFQQASSTGRGPNREGSNDEKRKLDDRHEINHRVRRYDASGAVRRFRYDADNSLEARNVHKDDGFRRAIKRDAPRTGAGEERAPRYNSDVMYASGSSAGQRDFNEDAAIGEE
- the LOC141689326 gene encoding uncharacterized protein LOC141689326 isoform X1; its protein translation is MCCSLIRFVYLIYNQVHLRIVLWLSLFGVLTTGRVINVVLLYMTRICSCSGGSASMLEISRKGKQLKKADCGTCGGRPLSDGIKSESASMLSTVDLELSSFINPDLTWKKVKKGCRTTTRRSRKLDNQKLNIGAESGKKSNKRDHDSSVSESEKLGVAVLGRRFAEKIVDVPIKKRRFSVRPPSPPPQTPSPDHEGSLSPQPQTPSPHPTEPEQLVDIRLAAGIDNDDDFSGIELLAAAACSSSIDNDVKFKETFAVKDFAKAEGVDFPNATIPLKESIASSGTSHFSDKDMVNEDDMGESAVNEIAAVSKNENGGVVINRAHWDLNTVMEAWEEPDDVTPVNSQINCSEIAPGGTHVEKLNVEVSLVHSNLKDVRGDAGRLEKSVMCKEVPINVEGSEELAAKRSCFLEKALKICSSVERTGIEKQHVTASERVEEALNIAVIDTMASNLVTTTEASGNNLCTKLQQTASIHVFEEKMHVSNSELEQVGEVSCGTSVDENKKFLLEGSQVGELEIFTSNLPPLNNIDHQIIDTQFKDCNVSENTHRSPESKTSPRPVISTVTYKTSDVNSTGELDRAGHFHPSPKGEALSASSTSVVVGEVKLPADKASAVENNASDVALQHRPMVRTEKSDNCPIKIDQDNNARDCYNFNGKNGEKVNLDHISEYEAGYDSSFEDGELREPGVYTWEGNDLEGETEYVDYGSEYGDGDDFETANSKSANAGNGQDGFQSSRKGTSLGKDKDIEKVDAARNRSAMASDSAKSFDQSFSSNALNGSHSACMKTKIGGDQFNEHHLEYRVADGKVSGYDDKGLYGEFGSREFRGKLSSFNKGPLSYDAVERKSSLSVHRNRFDNSNYSYSRTERSFDPEKSMEGGRFSMKPLGSRNDTDGRWVDSPNGYRDTRNRYPHSYRGPDSHAYSRTRDLITTSGTKIGGFNRDDGRRPINSNNGPYRPYMERRSPDDGDDSYFDAHGSPPVRDIGQDRSRGRSGRYVQGLRRGPRDEYPEDIPDDASLRPRRQPYFPRRERGFSPNYGGGQFFRSRRNSCSRSRTRSPVAWNSQRERNMNTRRHSPDFRSDARMERIRSPFQKTSFGADNDELYVSPPRSRVSPNGNPRWFNDGNYMDNHFRNRRSPVRLFSQRSQRLDSVGYSGRKSDGIYQPNERRGRFQQASSTGRGPNREGSNDEKRKLDDRHEINHRVRRYDASGAVRRFRYDADNSLEARNVHKDDGFRRAIKRDAPRTGAGEERAPRYNSDVMYASGSSAGQRDFNEDAAIGEE
- the LOC141689326 gene encoding uncharacterized protein LOC141689326 isoform X3, whose amino-acid sequence is MLEISRKGKQLKKADCGTCGGRPLSDGIKSESASMLSTVDLELSSFINPDLTWKKVKKGCRTTTRRSRKLDNQKLNIGAESGKKSNKRDHDSSVSESEKLGVAVLGRRFAEKIVDVPIKKRRFSVRPPSPPPQTPSPDHEGSLSPQPQTPSPHPTEPEQLVDIRLAAGIDNDDDFSGIELLAAAACSSSIDNDVKFKETFAVKDFAKAEGVDFPNATIPLKESIASSGTSHFSDKDMVNEDDMGESAVNEIAAVSKNENGGVVINRAHWDLNTVMEAWEEPDDVTPVNSQINCSEIAPGGTHVEKLNVEVSLVHSNLKDVRGDAGRLEKSVMCKEVPINVEGSEELAAKRSCFLEKALKICSSVERTGIEKQHVTASERVEEALNIAVIDTMASNLVTTTEASGNNLCTKLQQTASIHVFEEKMHVSNSELEQVGEVSCGTSVDENKKFLLEGSQVGELEIFTSNLPPLNNIDHQIIDTQFKDCNVSENTHRSPESKTSPRPVISTVTYKTSDVNSTGELDRAGHFHPSPKGEALSASSTSVVVGEVKLPADKASAVENNASDVALQHRPMVRTEKSDNCPIKIDQDNNARDCYNFNGKNGEKVNLDHISEYEAGYDSSFEDGELREPGVYTWEGNDLEGETEYVDYGSEYGDGDDFETANSKSANAGNGQDGFQSSRKGTSLGKDKDIEKVDAARNRSAMASDSAKSFDQSFSSNALNGSHSACMKTKIGGDQFNEHHLEYRVADGKVSGYDDKGLYGEFGSREFRGKLSSFNKGPLSYDAVERKSSLSVHRNRFDNSNYSYSRTERSFDPEKSMEGGRFSMKPLGSRNDTDGRWVDSPNGYRDTRNRYPHSYRGPDSHAYSRTRDLITTSGTKIGGFNRDDGRRPINSNNGPYRPYMERRSPDDGDDSYFDAHGSPPVRDIGQDRSRGRSGRYVQGLRRGPRDEYPEDIPDDASLRPRRQPYFPRRERGFSPNYGGGQFFRSRRNSCSRSRTRSPVAWNSQRERNMNTRRHSPDFRSDARMERIRSPFQKTSFGADNDELYVSPPRSRVSPNGNPRWFNDGNYMDNHFRNRRSPVRLFSQRSQRLDSVGYSGRKSDGIYQPNERRGRFQQASSTGRGPNREGSNDEKRKLDDRHEINHRVRRYDASGAVRRFRYDADNSLEARNVHKDDGFRRAIKRDAPRTGAGEERAPRYNSDVMYASGSSAGQRDFNEDAAIGEE